The Humulus lupulus chromosome 3, drHumLupu1.1, whole genome shotgun sequence genome window below encodes:
- the LOC133822882 gene encoding putative SNAP25 homologous protein SNAP30 produces MFGFMKLPANKISKQKSVDPGFSATTTNPIDSDNKDSEQNIVKPARRTSSEQMLIVPDFEDDTEKRRGDRYKNDFRDSGGIENKSVQELEKYALYKAEETTKSVNNCLKIAEDIREDATRTLEMLDQQGEQITRTHMMAVDIDKDLSRGEKLLNNLGGMFSKTWKPKKTRDITGPLTTADNASKRSENNLEQRQKFGLEPVPTGRSVTKTPLSETTGALQKVEVEKTKQDDALSDLSNILGDLKNMAVDMGSELNRQNKALDHVSDDVDELNSRVKGANQRARRLIEK; encoded by the exons ATGTTTGGGTTTATGAAACTACCGGCTAATAAGATTTCTAAGCAGAAATCAGTAGATCCTGGATTTTCAGCTACAACTACGAACCCTATTGATTCAGACAACAAAGATTCCGAACAGAACATAGTTAAACCTGCCAGAAGAACTTCTTCTGAACAAATGCTAATTGTGCCAGATTTTGAAGATGATACTGAGAAGAGAAGAGGGGACAGGTACAAGAACGATTTTCGCGATTCGGGTGGGATAGAGAACAAGAGTGTTCAAGAACTAGAAAAATATGCTCTGTACAAGGCTGAGGAAACGACAAAGAGTGTTAACAATTGTTTGAAGATAGCAGAAGATATTAGGGAGGATGCTACTAGGACACTTGAGATGTTAGACCAGCAGGGTGAGCAAATTACCCGGACTCATATGATGGCTGTTGATATAGACAAGGATTTGAGTCGG GGAGAAAAGCTTTTAAATAATCTTGGGGGCATGTTTTCTAAGACTTGGAAACCGAAGAAGACCCGAGACATTACCGGGCCTCTTACAACTGCAG ACAATGCTTCCAAAAGGAGTGAAAACAACTTGGAGCAGAGGCAAAAGTTTGGTTTAGAGCCTGTACCAACTGGAAGGTCAGTTACAAAGACCCCACTCTCTGAAACGACAGGTGCCCTGCAGAAAGTTGAG GTTGAGAAGACAAAGCAAGATGATGCTTTGTCGGATTTAAGCAACATTTTGGGTGACTTGAAGAACATGGCTGTAGACATGGGAAGCGAACTTAACAG GCAAAACAAAGCTCTTGATCATGTCTCCGACGATGTGGATGAACTCAACTCTCGAGTGAAAG GTGCCAATCAACGTGCACGCCGATTGATAGAAAAGTAA
- the LOC133822881 gene encoding probable inactive purple acid phosphatase 2, which yields MTVSLKPIVFFFLLSTLFFAITQQVSISLNTTTLSKSGDSVLIQWSGVDNPSKLDWLGIYSPPSSDHHNFVGYVFLSKSPSWESGWGNISIPLVNLRSNYSFRIFRWTESEINPKKRDHDQNPLPGTKHLLASSQVLGFQQGRGPEQIHLAYTDREDEMRVMFVTEDGGERRVRYGKREGELGNVAVARVGRYEREDMCDSPANESVGWRDPGFIHDGVMKNLKKGVKYYYQVGSDSKGWSTIHSFVSRNGDSDETIAFMFGDMGTAAPYSTFIRTQDESISTIKWILRDIEALGDKPAFVSHIGDLSYARGYSWIWDQFFNQIEPVASKLPYHVCIGNHEYDWPQQPWKPDWSWSVYGTDGGGECGVPYSHKFNMPGYSSEPTGTRAPATRNLFYSFDIGSVHFVYISTETNFLPGSKQYEFIKHDLESVNRTKTPFVVFQGHRPMYTTSNELRDGPLRERMLKHLEPLLVNNNVALALWGHVHRYERFCPLNNFTCGSLGLVGEKLKAYPVHVVIGMAGQDWQPIWKPRDDHQDVPVFPQPIRSMYRGGEFGYTRLLATKEKLTLSYIGNHDGIVHDKVEILASGQVLNGGVSTYSADNDLNAVEATREGKVESNFSMLVKGASILVLGAFIGYVLGFISHARKGNVPGNSWTPVKSEEN from the exons ATGACCGTTTCTCTCAAACCCAtcgtcttcttcttccttctctcaACGCTTTTCTTCGCCATAACCCAACAGGTCTCGATCTCTCTCAACACGACCACCCTTTCAAAATCCGGGGACTCCGTTCTAATCCAATGGTCCGGGGTCGACAACCCCTCCAAGCTTGATTGGCTCGGAATCTACTCGCCGCCAAGCTCCGACCACCACAACTTCGTCGGATACgtttttctttccaaatctccgTCGTGGGAATCCGGGTGGGGTAATATCTCGATCCCTTTGGTCAACCTCCGATCCAACTACTCGTTCCGGATCTTTCGATGGACCGAGTCAGAGATCAACCCCAAGAAGCGGGACCATGATCAGAACCCTCTTCCAGGGACGAAGCACCTGTTGGCGAGCTCACAGGTGCTCGGGTTTCAGCAGGGTCGTGGGCCGGAGCAGATCCATTTGGCGTACACTGACCGGGAAGACGAGATGCGGGTTATGTTCGTGACAGAGGACGGGGGTGAGAGGAGGGTCAGGTATGGGAAGAGAGAAGGCGAGCTTGGTAACGTGGCGGTGGCACGTGTGGGGAGGTATGAGAGGGAGGACATGTGTGACTCCCCTGCCAATGAGAGCGTGGGTTGGAGAGATCCAGGGTTTATTCATGACGGGGTTATGAAGAATTTGAAAAAAGGAGTCAAGTATTATTATCAG GTTGGTAGTGATTCTAAAGGTTGGAGTACAATTCACAGCTTTGTGTCTCGTAATGGGGACTCTGATGAAACCATAGCTTTCATGTTTGGAGATATGGGAACGGCAGCACCATACTCAACCTTTATTCGTACACAAGATGAGAGCATCTCCACCATTAAGTGGATCCTCAGGGACATTGAAGCTCTTGGGGACAAGCCTGCTTTCGTCTCACACATTGGAGATCTCAGCTACGCAAGAGGCTACTCTTGGATTTGGGACCAATTCTTCAATCAGATTGAACCGGTTGCATCTAAACTTCCATACCACGTTTGCATTGGAAATCACGAGTATGACTGGCCTCAACAACCTTGGAAACCTGATTGGTCCTGGTCAGTGTATGGAACAGATGGAGGTGGTGAATGTGGGGTACCCTACAGCCATAAGTTTAACATGCCCGGGTATTCTTCAGAGCCGACTGGAACCCGAGCTCCAGCCACTCGGAATCTGTTTTATTCATTTGATATTGGATCTGTTCATTTTGTTTATATATCAACTGAGACCAATTTTCTTCCGGGAAGCAAACAATATGAGTTCATCAAGCATGATTTGGAGTCTGTTAATCGAACCAAGACCCCTTTTGTGGTTTTCCAAGGGCACAGGCCAATGTACACTACAAGCAATGAACTCAGAGATGGTCCATTGAGGGAGAGAATGCTAAAGCACTTGGAGCCTTTGCTAGTGAATAACAATGTGGCTCTTGCCTTGTGGGGTCACGTCCACCGGTATGAGAGGTTTTGTCCACTGAATAACTTCACTTGTGGAAGTTTAGGCCTAGTTGGCGAGAAATTGAAGGCATACCCTGTTCATGTTGTGATTGGCATGGCCGGACAAGACTGGCAACCTATTTGGAAACCCAGAGATGACCACCAAGATGTCCCAGTCTTCCCACAACCTATTAGGTCTATGTACCGTGGAGGTGAGTTCGGGTATACAAGGTTGCTTGCTACAAAAGAGAAGCTCACTCTTTCATACATTGGAAACCATGACGGTATAGTACATGATAAGGTGGAGATTCTAGCATCTGGACAAGTTCTCAATGGTGGGGTTAGTACATATAGTGCTGATAACGATCTAAATGCTGTTGAAGCCACTCGTGAAGGTAAAGTTGAATCCAATTTCTCTATGTTGGTCAAGGGAGCTAGTATTTTGGTTCTTGGGGCTTTTATAGGTTATGTTCTTGGTTTCATTTCACATGCGAGGAAAGGGAATGTCCCGGGAAATAGTTGGACTCCTGTAAAGAGCGAGGAGAATTGA